In one Neobacillus sp. WH10 genomic region, the following are encoded:
- the recJ gene encoding single-stranded-DNA-specific exonuclease RecJ, whose protein sequence is MLKSKTRWVVRSSDNNLVNMLANELKITPLVASLLVNRGLDTVDSARYFLFGKDEFHDPYLLKGMDIAVKRIHDAIERQEPILIFGDYDADGVSSTSVLMITLRDLGANVQFYIPNRFTEGYGPNEPAFRQAAENGINLIITVDTGISAVHEAAVAKELGIDLIITDHHEPGPVLPEALAIIHPKLPDSIYPFRELAGVGVAFKLAHALYGEIPEHLFEIAVIGTVADLVSLKGENRLIAKKGLEKLKLTQNLGLKAILKLAGVDPMTINEETIGFTLAPRINAVGRLEDADLAVQLILTDDPEEAQQLAEEMDVLNKTRQAIVNTITDEAIEEVEKNYPIETNKVLVVGKEGWNAGVIGIVASRLVEKYYRPTIVLNFDPDKDVAKGSARSIAGFDLFKNLSTCRDILPHFGGHPMAAGMTLQLEDVAGLRTRLNMLAEEQLTAEDFIPVTYLDEEIHLEDINLSSLEEMNLLSPFGMDNPKPKVLINNVEVASMRKIGSQQNHLKVLVNEGGANLDGVGFGLGALADQISPASKISLIGELSINEWNNIRKPQIFIHDIKVESWQLFDYRGQKRINSMANTVPTENRKLIIFNKEHLEKINDDLKAETIFIRDIEEARAFDCNKANIVLVDFPPSIEILKVLLEGRQPSRIYAYFYKESSDFFSTVPTRDHFKWYYAYLLKKGPVDLKRHGDVIAKYRGWSQETIIFMSKVFSELDFVTINNGFITLNNQAQKRDLTDSRTYQTKQAQYALERDILFSSFQELKGWFDQVIQESVKTEEAIEEWI, encoded by the coding sequence ATGTTAAAGTCAAAAACAAGATGGGTTGTTCGCAGTTCTGATAACAATCTAGTAAATATGCTAGCAAATGAATTGAAAATAACACCTCTAGTTGCGTCACTGCTTGTTAATCGTGGCTTAGATACCGTAGATTCTGCACGGTATTTTTTATTTGGGAAGGATGAGTTCCATGATCCATATCTTTTAAAAGGGATGGATATTGCGGTTAAGAGAATACATGATGCCATCGAAAGGCAAGAACCGATTCTTATTTTTGGTGATTATGACGCTGATGGCGTAAGCAGTACATCGGTATTAATGATCACACTTCGTGATCTAGGTGCTAATGTCCAATTTTACATCCCGAATCGCTTTACTGAAGGTTATGGACCGAATGAACCAGCATTTCGTCAGGCGGCGGAAAATGGAATAAACTTGATTATTACCGTGGATACTGGAATATCAGCTGTTCATGAAGCAGCCGTTGCGAAAGAACTGGGAATTGACCTAATCATTACCGATCATCATGAGCCTGGACCAGTCTTACCTGAAGCACTAGCGATTATTCACCCAAAGCTTCCTGATAGTATTTATCCGTTTCGGGAGCTTGCAGGTGTAGGCGTCGCTTTTAAACTCGCTCATGCCCTCTATGGAGAAATTCCTGAGCATTTGTTTGAAATAGCCGTTATTGGGACAGTAGCAGACTTAGTATCATTAAAAGGCGAAAATCGCCTGATAGCCAAAAAAGGTCTAGAAAAACTGAAATTGACGCAAAATTTAGGTCTTAAAGCTATTCTAAAATTGGCTGGGGTCGACCCTATGACAATCAATGAAGAAACAATTGGTTTTACACTTGCACCGAGAATTAATGCTGTCGGAAGGTTAGAAGATGCTGATTTAGCTGTTCAGCTGATCCTGACAGATGACCCTGAAGAAGCGCAACAATTAGCAGAAGAGATGGATGTCTTAAATAAGACAAGACAAGCGATTGTCAATACGATTACAGACGAGGCAATCGAAGAGGTAGAAAAGAATTATCCAATAGAGACAAATAAGGTTCTTGTCGTCGGCAAGGAAGGCTGGAATGCTGGTGTTATTGGGATTGTCGCCTCGAGGCTTGTTGAAAAATACTACCGGCCGACAATAGTGTTAAATTTTGACCCAGATAAAGATGTAGCAAAGGGCTCTGCCCGGAGTATTGCAGGATTTGATTTATTTAAAAATTTATCAACTTGCCGGGATATACTCCCTCACTTTGGCGGACATCCAATGGCTGCAGGAATGACCTTACAGCTTGAAGATGTTGCCGGGCTTCGGACAAGATTAAATATGCTCGCTGAAGAGCAGTTAACTGCAGAGGATTTTATCCCTGTTACCTATCTTGACGAAGAAATCCATCTCGAAGATATTAATTTATCCTCGTTAGAAGAAATGAATTTGCTTTCTCCGTTTGGCATGGACAACCCGAAGCCCAAAGTTTTAATAAATAACGTTGAAGTTGCCAGTATGAGAAAGATTGGCAGTCAGCAAAACCATCTAAAGGTTCTAGTGAATGAAGGCGGTGCGAATCTTGATGGAGTAGGCTTTGGATTAGGTGCTTTAGCTGACCAAATTTCACCTGCATCAAAAATTTCATTAATAGGGGAATTATCTATTAATGAATGGAACAATATTCGTAAGCCACAAATTTTTATCCACGATATCAAGGTTGAATCATGGCAGTTATTTGACTATCGCGGACAAAAGCGAATCAACAGCATGGCAAACACTGTACCTACTGAAAACAGGAAACTCATTATTTTTAATAAAGAACATCTTGAAAAAATAAACGACGATTTGAAGGCTGAGACGATTTTCATTCGAGATATCGAAGAGGCAAGAGCATTTGATTGTAATAAGGCAAATATCGTCTTAGTCGATTTTCCGCCATCTATAGAGATACTAAAAGTTTTATTAGAAGGAAGACAGCCCTCAAGGATTTATGCTTATTTTTATAAAGAATCCAGTGACTTTTTTAGTACGGTTCCGACTCGTGATCATTTTAAATGGTACTATGCCTATCTTTTGAAAAAAGGTCCGGTTGACCTTAAGCGTCATGGAGACGTTATTGCAAAGTATCGCGGCTGGTCGCAGGAAACGATTATCTTTATGTCAAAGGTGTTTTCTGAACTAGATTTTGTTACAATAAACAATGGATTTATTACTTTGAATAATCAAGCGCAAAAGCGTGATTTAACTGACTCAAGAACCTATCAAACTAAACAGGCACAATATGCACTTGAAAGGGATATATTGTTCTCGTCCTTTCAGGAATTAAAAGGCTGGTTCGATCAAGTCATTCAAGAGTCGGTTAAAACTGAGGAGGCAATTGAAGAATGGATTTAA
- the spoVB gene encoding stage V sporulation protein B, whose product MSKFLKGTVILLAAGFITRVLGFIYRIVLARSIGEDGVGLYMMAYPTFILVVTITQLGLPVAISKNIAEAEARKNYAEIKKILVVSLAITIGLSIIITPALILLAPILSTTLFTDPRTYYPLIAIAPAIPIIAVSSVLRGYFQGRQNMRPSAISQILEQIVRITLIATATKTFLPHGVEFAAAAAMAASVLGELLSLVYLLTTFKLKKRFKLRKNFFQFVQKGKRTFNELMEIALPTMGSRMIGSIAWFFEPIVVAHSLALAGVIAVNATKQYGALTGYAMPLLMLPSFVTFSLSTSLVPAISEAITRNNHKLIEYRLQQALRFVFLTGGLAVIVLYVLADPLMQLMYGSTKGSYLIRIMAPFFLFYYYQGPLQAVLQALNLARAAMINSLIGAVVKTAVIFLLASQPSFGIIGAALGIIVGFVLVTGLHFATVMKKVAFSFYIRDYLKGFLAMGVSGWLGFWIFKNISLNGPLALRTLTAILVMSISYFLMLVVFRLIKKDELKRIPWIGNLFSF is encoded by the coding sequence ATGTCAAAGTTTTTAAAAGGGACTGTTATCCTATTAGCAGCCGGCTTCATTACACGAGTTCTTGGCTTTATTTATCGAATTGTCCTTGCACGCAGCATTGGTGAAGATGGCGTCGGCTTATATATGATGGCATATCCTACGTTTATTCTTGTGGTAACGATCACACAGTTAGGACTTCCGGTGGCCATCTCTAAAAATATTGCCGAGGCGGAAGCAAGAAAGAATTATGCTGAAATTAAAAAAATCCTTGTCGTTTCCCTCGCGATAACGATTGGCTTATCAATCATTATAACGCCTGCATTAATTTTACTTGCACCAATCCTATCAACTACACTGTTCACCGATCCAAGGACATATTATCCATTAATAGCGATTGCACCAGCAATACCGATTATCGCCGTTTCTTCTGTTTTAAGAGGTTATTTCCAAGGACGGCAAAACATGCGTCCATCAGCTATTTCACAGATTTTAGAGCAGATTGTAAGAATAACTTTAATCGCAACAGCGACAAAAACATTTCTCCCACATGGGGTTGAATTTGCAGCTGCAGCGGCAATGGCAGCTTCTGTTTTGGGTGAATTACTTTCGCTCGTTTATCTATTAACCACATTTAAATTGAAAAAGCGGTTTAAGCTCAGAAAAAATTTCTTTCAATTCGTTCAAAAAGGAAAGAGAACATTCAACGAATTAATGGAGATTGCACTGCCAACAATGGGAAGCAGGATGATTGGTTCGATCGCCTGGTTTTTTGAACCGATTGTTGTTGCCCACAGCTTAGCCCTTGCAGGGGTAATCGCAGTAAATGCAACAAAACAATATGGAGCCTTAACCGGCTACGCGATGCCGTTATTAATGCTGCCTTCATTCGTTACTTTTTCATTATCCACATCACTTGTTCCAGCAATCAGTGAGGCTATTACAAGAAACAACCATAAATTGATTGAATACCGTTTGCAGCAAGCATTGCGTTTTGTTTTTTTAACAGGTGGACTTGCTGTAATTGTCCTTTATGTATTAGCAGACCCGCTCATGCAGCTCATGTACGGTTCAACAAAGGGTTCATATCTTATCCGTATTATGGCACCATTCTTTTTGTTTTATTATTATCAAGGTCCGCTGCAAGCAGTTTTACAGGCATTAAACCTTGCGAGAGCTGCGATGATTAATAGCCTTATTGGAGCAGTTGTTAAAACGGCGGTGATTTTTTTACTCGCCTCCCAGCCCTCGTTCGGGATTATCGGAGCAGCGCTCGGGATTATCGTCGGCTTTGTGCTCGTAACGGGTCTCCACTTTGCAACTGTAATGAAAAAAGTTGCCTTTTCATTTTATATACGTGATTATTTAAAGGGATTTCTAGCTATGGGGGTATCGGGTTGGTTAGGCTTTTGGATCTTTAAGAATATCTCCTTAAATGGACCCCTAGCTTTAAGAACATTAACTGCAATACTCGTAATGTCCATTTCCTATTTCCTTATGTTGGTTGTATTCCGTCTAATTAAAAAAGATGAGCTTAAACGAATTCCATGGATTGGAAACCTGTTTTCATTTTAA
- a CDS encoding bifunctional (p)ppGpp synthetase/guanosine-3',5'-bis(diphosphate) 3'-pyrophosphohydrolase, producing the protein MANDQVLTADQVIDKTRNYLNEEHVELVKKAYEYAKHAHREQYRKSGEPYIIHPIQVAGILADLEMDPATVAAGFLHDVVEDTSVSLKDIEEAFNDEVAMLVDGVTKLGKIKYKSHEEQQAENHRKMFVAMAQDIRVILIKLADRLHNMRTLKHLPVEKQRRISNETIEIFAPLAHRLGISKIKWELEDTALRYLNPQQYYRIVNLMKKKRAEREQYLEDVIEEVKSRMDEVNIKAELSGRPKHIYSIYRKMALQNKQFSEIYDLLAVRIVVNSIKDCYAVLGIIHTCWKPMPGRFKDYIAMPKPNMYQSLHTTVIGPKGDPLEVQIRTYEMHQIAEFGVAAHWAYKEGKSLSDSSTFEQKLTWFREILEFQNDTANAEEFMESLKIDLFSDMVFVFTPKGDVIELPSGSVPIDFAYRIHSEIGNKTIGAKVNGKMVTLDYRLKTGDIIEILTSKHSYGPSQDWLKLAQTSQAKNKIRAFFKKQRRDENVIKGKELVEKEIRNMEFDLKEILTSDNLKKVAEKFNFSNEEDMFAAVGYNGVTALQVANRLTEKWRKKRDQEQSASITNVISDLKSFPSSKKRESGVRVQGIDNLLIRLSRCCNPVPGDEIVGYITKGRGVSVHRSDCTNIDSNDAQSRLIPVEWETSLNDRKEYNVDIEISGYDRSGLLNEVLQAVNETKTNISAVTGKSDRNKMATIIMSIAIHNVNHLHKVVDRIKQIPDIYSVRRIMN; encoded by the coding sequence ATGGCGAATGATCAAGTGTTAACAGCCGACCAAGTCATCGACAAGACTCGGAATTACTTAAATGAGGAGCATGTTGAGTTAGTCAAAAAAGCGTATGAATACGCCAAACATGCTCATCGTGAACAATATCGAAAATCGGGAGAGCCGTATATCATCCATCCGATTCAGGTTGCAGGCATTCTTGCAGACCTTGAGATGGATCCAGCAACGGTTGCTGCTGGTTTTCTCCATGACGTTGTGGAAGATACAAGTGTTTCCTTAAAAGATATTGAGGAAGCCTTTAACGACGAAGTGGCCATGCTTGTCGATGGGGTAACTAAATTAGGGAAAATTAAATATAAATCTCATGAGGAACAACAGGCGGAAAACCATCGGAAAATGTTTGTAGCTATGGCACAAGACATTCGGGTGATTCTGATCAAACTTGCTGACCGTTTGCATAATATGCGGACACTAAAACATCTTCCAGTAGAAAAACAACGTCGGATTTCAAATGAGACAATTGAAATTTTTGCACCTTTAGCTCATCGTCTTGGTATTTCTAAGATTAAATGGGAGTTGGAGGATACTGCATTAAGGTATTTAAATCCGCAGCAATATTACCGGATTGTAAACTTAATGAAGAAGAAACGTGCAGAGCGGGAGCAATATTTAGAGGATGTCATTGAAGAAGTCAAGTCAAGGATGGATGAAGTCAACATAAAAGCTGAACTTTCTGGACGTCCAAAGCATATTTATAGCATTTATCGAAAAATGGCCTTACAAAATAAGCAATTCAGTGAAATTTATGACTTGCTTGCCGTACGAATTGTGGTTAACAGTATTAAAGACTGCTATGCTGTTCTCGGCATCATTCATACTTGCTGGAAGCCAATGCCAGGCCGCTTTAAGGATTATATTGCAATGCCTAAGCCGAATATGTATCAGTCCTTGCATACTACAGTGATTGGCCCAAAGGGTGACCCGCTTGAGGTGCAAATTCGGACGTATGAAATGCACCAAATTGCTGAATTCGGGGTTGCTGCACACTGGGCATACAAAGAAGGAAAATCCCTAAGCGATAGCTCAACCTTCGAACAAAAATTAACTTGGTTCAGGGAAATTCTCGAGTTCCAAAATGATACTGCCAATGCGGAAGAGTTTATGGAATCATTAAAAATTGACCTGTTTTCCGATATGGTTTTTGTATTTACTCCAAAAGGCGATGTGATTGAATTGCCGTCTGGTTCTGTTCCAATTGATTTTGCCTATCGTATTCACTCTGAAATCGGTAATAAAACGATCGGTGCGAAAGTGAACGGCAAAATGGTGACGCTTGACTACAGGCTTAAGACTGGTGATATTATCGAAATTCTCACATCAAAACATTCATACGGCCCAAGTCAGGATTGGCTGAAGCTGGCGCAAACCTCACAAGCGAAAAATAAGATTCGGGCATTCTTTAAGAAGCAGCGCCGTGATGAAAATGTTATTAAAGGTAAAGAACTGGTTGAAAAAGAAATCCGGAATATGGAGTTCGATCTTAAAGAAATTTTAACTTCGGACAATTTAAAAAAGGTTGCGGAAAAATTTAATTTTTCAAATGAAGAAGATATGTTTGCTGCGGTCGGTTATAACGGTGTAACAGCCCTGCAGGTAGCCAATCGGTTAACCGAGAAATGGCGTAAAAAACGTGACCAGGAACAGTCTGCGAGCATTACCAATGTGATTTCTGATTTAAAATCCTTTCCATCTAGTAAGAAACGGGAATCAGGCGTCCGGGTCCAAGGCATTGATAACCTATTAATCCGTTTATCAAGATGCTGTAATCCAGTTCCGGGAGATGAAATTGTTGGCTATATCACGAAAGGGCGCGGTGTCTCTGTCCATCGCTCCGATTGTACGAATATCGATTCAAATGATGCTCAGTCCAGATTAATTCCGGTTGAGTGGGAAACTTCCCTAAATGACCGGAAAGAATATAACGTGGATATTGAAATCAGCGGCTACGATCGCAGTGGACTGTTGAATGAAGTTCTACAAGCAGTTAATGAGACGAAAACAAATATTTCTGCCGTTACTGGTAAATCTGACCGCAATAAAATGGCAACGATAATTATGTCAATTGCGATTCACAATGTTAACCACCTGCATAAGGTAGTGGATCGAATTAAACAAATCCCAGATATATATTCAGTTCGCCGGATTATGAATTAA
- a CDS encoding DUF421 domain-containing protein, protein MADYITIVARTILFYLLILVIFRLMGKREIGELSILDLVVFIMIGELAVVAIERPNVKIFHAILPMVILMIIQLIMAIISLKSKKFRDLVEGRPSIIINRGKIDEVAMRKQRYNFDDLMTQLREKDIRSIADVEFAILESSGSLSVIEKVEDPKKPKNPSKNGDITIPLILDGNIEEENLKRINKTNLWLRQELKKRGYRDIKRISFCSFENERFFIDLKDEN, encoded by the coding sequence GTGGCAGATTATATAACGATAGTAGCTCGAACAATTTTATTTTATTTACTCATCCTGGTCATATTCCGCTTAATGGGAAAGAGGGAAATTGGAGAACTAAGCATCCTTGATCTTGTTGTATTTATCATGATTGGCGAACTAGCGGTCGTTGCCATTGAAAGACCGAATGTCAAGATATTTCATGCAATATTACCGATGGTTATATTAATGATTATCCAATTAATAATGGCGATAATTTCATTAAAGAGCAAAAAATTTCGGGATCTTGTCGAGGGTAGGCCCAGCATTATCATAAACAGGGGAAAAATTGACGAAGTGGCGATGCGGAAGCAGCGTTATAATTTCGACGATTTAATGACCCAATTACGAGAAAAAGACATTCGCAGTATTGCAGATGTCGAGTTTGCCATTCTGGAATCGTCAGGAAGCTTATCTGTCATTGAAAAAGTAGAGGACCCAAAAAAGCCAAAGAATCCAAGTAAGAATGGTGATATTACGATTCCATTAATTTTAGATGGTAATATTGAGGAAGAAAATTTGAAAAGAATCAACAAAACAAACTTGTGGCTTCGTCAAGAATTGAAAAAAAGGGGATATAGGGATATAAAAAGAATTTCCTTTTGTAGCTTTGAAAACGAGAGGTTCTTCATTGATTTAAAGGATGAAAACTAA
- a CDS encoding post-transcriptional regulator, which produces MEVSHTYEHYRTHVQPALASKLAEFHLLGYDSVTEKELWEFLIKKKWKREKEEKRLYELIQEILSVKVSDFISFATIEAYKTADFSFDDEDELKELLK; this is translated from the coding sequence ATGGAGGTTAGTCACACATACGAACATTATCGTACCCATGTACAGCCAGCACTAGCAAGTAAGCTTGCAGAATTTCACTTGTTGGGTTATGATTCTGTAACTGAAAAAGAGCTTTGGGAATTCTTAATCAAGAAAAAGTGGAAAAGGGAAAAGGAAGAAAAACGGCTTTACGAATTAATCCAAGAAATTCTCTCTGTAAAGGTGAGTGATTTCATCAGCTTCGCGACGATTGAGGCATATAAAACTGCCGACTTTTCCTTTGATGATGAAGATGAATTGAAAGAGTTGTTGAAATAA
- a CDS encoding adenine phosphoribosyltransferase: MDLKQFITIVPDWPKPGIKFKDITPLMNDGEAYRYATDQIVSYAKEKEIDLIVGPEARGFIIGCPVAYSLGVGFAPVRKEGKLPRETIKVGYGLEYGKDVLTIHKDAIKPGQRVLITDDLLATGGTIEATIQLVEQLGGVVAGIAFLVELGYLEGRKKLNGYDILTLMHY; this comes from the coding sequence ATGGATTTAAAGCAATTTATTACGATCGTACCTGATTGGCCAAAGCCGGGAATTAAATTTAAAGATATCACCCCTTTAATGAATGATGGTGAAGCATATAGATATGCAACAGACCAAATCGTTTCTTATGCAAAAGAGAAAGAAATTGATCTAATTGTTGGACCAGAAGCACGGGGATTCATTATTGGCTGTCCTGTTGCGTATTCGCTTGGAGTAGGTTTTGCTCCAGTCCGTAAAGAGGGTAAACTTCCAAGGGAAACCATTAAAGTCGGCTACGGACTCGAATATGGTAAAGATGTTCTAACCATTCATAAAGATGCAATTAAGCCAGGGCAGCGTGTTTTAATTACGGATGATTTGTTAGCAACTGGCGGCACAATAGAAGCAACCATTCAACTAGTGGAACAACTCGGCGGTGTTGTAGCTGGTATCGCTTTCTTAGTTGAGTTAGGTTATTTAGAAGGACGTAAAAAGCTCAATGGCTATGATATTTTAACATTGATGCACTATTAA
- a CDS encoding TIGR04086 family membrane protein, which yields MYGLTFIFAFAVICSLIFGLILRFTSAREGSLQYVITALSFIGLFGGGFLSGGKRKERGWLIGGLTGLIYSFVVFLFQYLGYDRLFNAEQVIYHTCYTLIAMMGGILGVNIATNNSRRSA from the coding sequence TTGTACGGATTAACTTTTATTTTTGCTTTTGCTGTAATATGCAGCCTTATTTTTGGGTTAATCCTTAGGTTTACATCTGCTCGGGAAGGATCTCTTCAATATGTCATTACAGCCTTATCATTCATTGGGCTATTTGGAGGCGGTTTTCTTTCCGGAGGTAAACGGAAAGAAAGAGGCTGGCTAATTGGCGGATTAACGGGGCTGATTTATTCATTTGTTGTATTCTTGTTTCAATACCTTGGCTATGATCGTTTGTTTAACGCGGAGCAAGTTATTTATCATACCTGCTATACTTTAATAGCAATGATGGGTGGAATTTTAGGGGTTAATATCGCAACGAATAACTCCCGGCGATCAGCATAG
- the dtd gene encoding D-aminoacyl-tRNA deacylase: MRVVVQRSKAARVTVDGEVTGQIIKGFVLLVGVTHEDKEEDAAYLADKIANLRVFEDANGKMNLSLLDVGGEILSVSQFTLYGDCRKGRRPSFIEAARPEQAVQLYEAFNGMLREKGIRVETGVFGAMMDVQLTNDGPVTLILESKA; the protein is encoded by the coding sequence ATGAGAGTAGTTGTTCAACGCAGCAAAGCGGCAAGGGTAACCGTCGACGGTGAAGTGACGGGGCAGATTATAAAAGGATTTGTTCTTCTGGTCGGAGTGACCCATGAAGATAAGGAAGAGGATGCGGCATACTTAGCAGATAAAATTGCTAATTTAAGGGTTTTTGAAGATGCGAATGGAAAAATGAATTTGTCCTTGTTGGATGTTGGCGGTGAAATTCTTTCAGTTTCTCAATTTACTCTTTATGGAGACTGCCGTAAAGGGAGAAGGCCTAGTTTCATCGAGGCGGCTAGACCAGAGCAAGCAGTACAGCTATATGAGGCTTTTAACGGTATGCTTCGTGAAAAAGGGATTCGCGTTGAAACAGGTGTTTTTGGTGCTATGATGGATGTCCAATTGACCAATGACGGTCCTGTGACGTTGATTTTGGAAAGTAAAGCCTAA
- the secDF gene encoding protein translocase subunit SecDF: protein MVKRSRIIAFFLVVLILGGTMGATTKNILNNIKLGLDLQGGFEVLYEVQAKKGQKIDKEVLANTAEALDKRINVLGVSEPNIQIEGTDRIRVQLAGVTDQNKAREMLSTQANLTFRDANDRLMMDGSDLKQGGAKQTFDEKGAPSVSLTLKDANKFRKVSEEIMNMAPNNELVIWLDFEEGKDSFKTEVTKPNPKFLSAPTVRQIFNQDTVSIVGSFTAQEAKTLANLLNAGSLPVKLKEVYSTSVGAKFGEQALNDTILAGIIGVAIIYLFMLFYYRFPGFIATVTLSIYIYLVLLIFDWMNGVLTLPGIAAIILGVGMAVDANIITYERIREELKVGKSIKAAFLAGEKNAFSSILDSNLTTLLTAGVLFFYGTSSVKGFATMLIVSILMSFLTAVFGSRLFLGLWVHSGIFKKKPSWFGVKQSEIRDIAENVDTLDLPTRFDKLDFVKHRKKFFTISGILLTVGIVLLFVFRLNLSIDFTSGTRVEILSNTPLTVQQINSSFDKLHLKTDDVVISGEKQNIGAARFVGVLSKNEIAKLKSEFHKEYGSEPNVSTVSPTVGKELAKSAFIALLIASIGIIIYVSFRFELSMAIAAIVSLLHDAFFMVAFFSITRLEVDLTFIAAVLTIVGYSINDTIVTFDRMRENMQKKKRLKTNADIAEVLNVSTRQTLTRSINTVLTVLITVVALVIFGSESIRNFSVALLVGLLVGVYSSICIAGPLWYVLKTKELKKKGVIKTVKEKRKYSDQPQV from the coding sequence ATGGTAAAGCGCAGTAGAATTATTGCTTTCTTTCTTGTGGTCCTAATATTAGGGGGCACAATGGGAGCAACAACCAAGAACATTTTAAACAATATTAAGCTTGGACTGGACCTTCAAGGTGGATTTGAGGTTTTGTACGAGGTTCAGGCTAAAAAAGGTCAAAAAATTGATAAGGAAGTGTTGGCAAATACAGCTGAAGCCCTCGATAAGCGGATTAACGTCCTTGGTGTAAGTGAACCCAACATCCAAATCGAAGGGACTGACCGAATTCGTGTTCAGCTCGCTGGGGTCACTGACCAAAACAAGGCACGTGAAATGTTGTCTACACAGGCAAATTTAACATTCCGTGACGCTAATGACCGTCTAATGATGGACGGGTCAGACTTAAAGCAAGGCGGGGCAAAACAAACTTTTGATGAAAAAGGTGCTCCAAGCGTTTCGTTGACATTAAAAGATGCTAATAAATTCCGTAAAGTTTCAGAAGAAATTATGAACATGGCACCAAACAATGAGCTTGTTATTTGGCTTGATTTTGAAGAAGGAAAAGACTCCTTTAAAACGGAAGTAACAAAACCAAATCCCAAATTTTTATCAGCTCCAACTGTAAGGCAAATATTTAATCAAGATACGGTTTCGATTGTCGGCAGCTTTACTGCGCAAGAGGCTAAAACCTTAGCTAATCTTTTAAATGCCGGGTCATTACCTGTAAAGCTGAAGGAAGTATACTCTACTTCTGTCGGAGCAAAATTTGGTGAACAAGCATTAAATGATACGATATTGGCCGGTATTATCGGTGTCGCAATCATTTATCTATTTATGCTTTTCTATTATCGTTTTCCTGGTTTCATCGCCACTGTTACGTTATCCATTTATATTTATCTTGTCCTCTTAATATTTGACTGGATGAACGGAGTCCTGACCCTGCCGGGTATCGCCGCGATTATCCTCGGGGTCGGGATGGCCGTCGATGCCAACATTATTACCTATGAACGGATTAGAGAAGAGCTTAAAGTGGGTAAATCGATTAAAGCGGCCTTTCTGGCAGGTGAAAAAAATGCCTTTTCATCGATTCTTGACTCTAACCTAACGACACTCTTGACTGCAGGTGTGCTTTTCTTCTATGGGACAAGCTCTGTAAAAGGGTTTGCGACAATGTTAATTGTAAGTATTTTAATGAGCTTTTTAACGGCTGTTTTCGGTTCACGCCTATTTTTAGGGCTTTGGGTCCATAGCGGCATCTTTAAAAAGAAGCCAAGCTGGTTTGGTGTCAAACAGTCCGAAATTAGGGACATCGCTGAAAATGTTGATACATTGGATCTGCCAACTCGTTTTGACAAGCTTGATTTTGTGAAACATAGAAAGAAATTTTTCACGATTTCAGGAATTCTACTTACTGTCGGTATAGTGTTGCTTTTTGTCTTTCGTTTAAATTTATCGATTGATTTCACTAGCGGAACACGTGTCGAAATATTATCAAACACTCCGTTGACTGTTCAACAAATTAACAGCTCATTTGATAAGCTTCATCTGAAAACAGATGATGTGGTCATTTCGGGTGAAAAGCAGAATATTGGGGCAGCTCGTTTTGTCGGTGTTCTTTCGAAAAATGAAATTGCTAAGTTGAAATCGGAGTTTCATAAAGAATATGGTTCTGAACCAAACGTTAGCACCGTTTCCCCGACTGTTGGGAAGGAATTAGCGAAAAGTGCCTTTATTGCGCTTTTAATAGCCTCGATCGGGATTATTATTTATGTAAGTTTCCGTTTTGAATTATCTATGGCAATTGCAGCTATAGTGTCTCTGCTCCATGATGCATTCTTTATGGTAGCATTCTTCAGTATTACGAGACTTGAGGTTGATTTAACATTTATCGCAGCTGTGTTAACGATTGTTGGTTATTCAATTAACGATACCATCGTTACCTTTGACCGGATGCGCGAAAATATGCAAAAGAAAAAACGGCTTAAAACAAATGCGGATATTGCTGAGGTATTAAATGTAAGTACCCGCCAAACATTGACTCGCTCTATCAACACCGTCTTAACTGTGTTAATTACTGTAGTGGCACTTGTTATTTTTGGCAGTGAATCGATCCGCAACTTCTCTGTTGCCTTGTTGGTAGGATTATTGGTCGGTGTTTATTCATCCATTTGTATTGCTGGTCCTCTCTGGTATGTATTAAAGACAAAAGAGCTTAAAAAGAAAGGCGTTATTAAAACAGTGAAAGAGAAGAGAAAATACTCTGATCAACCACAGGTGTAA